The following are from one region of the Magallana gigas chromosome 6, xbMagGiga1.1, whole genome shotgun sequence genome:
- the LOC105339574 gene encoding uncharacterized protein: MIPYLICAAICIAGTHSQINMKWTLVFVALFFHCVPVIFSEDASNKNGEQIEKKPAKLNIEDFARPVGRKTQEVKKQSKINIEDYAHPVWRRIPKVVEKLDQGKSLGKQDDTQHVAKNVQAIDNLVKAYQILSKQVEYLQNRSRVHRTGINSSVDNIPPKYQPRPRQKLHEFFRQLRQKCRVNSPELNTPYCKLFSYWL; this comes from the exons ATGATACCATATCTAATCTGTGCTGCAATTTGTATTGCGGGGACCCATAGCCAAATAA ATATGAAGTGGACACTTGTATTTGTTGCTCTGTTTTTCCACTGTGTTCCAGTTATCTTTTCTGAGG ATGCATCAAACAAAAACGGTgaacaaatagaaaaaaagccCGCCAAATTGA ATATTGAAGACTTTGCACGGCCTGTTGGAAGAAAAACTCAGGAGGTGAAAAAGCAGAGTAAAATCA atatcgAGGATTATGCGCATCCTGTCTGGCGAAGGATTCCGAAAGTTGTTGAAAAGCTTGATCAGGGAAAAAGCCTTGGGAAGCAAGACGATACACAACATGTTGCCAAAAATGTTCAAGCAATCGACAACTTGGTAAAAGCTTACCAAATACTTAGTAAGCAAGTGGAGTATCTCCAGAATAGGTCCAGGGTGCATAGAACAGGCATCAACAGCAGTGTTGATAATATTCCTCCAAAATACCAACCAAGGCCGAGACAAAAATTACACGAGTTCTTCAGACAACTTCGACAGAAATGCAGGGTCAACTCTCCGGAACTGAACACTCCTTATTGCAAGCTGTTTAGTTACTGGCTTTGA
- the LOC105339577 gene encoding uncharacterized protein: MAKITDFQNYFICFAFAFFVCFFEISDALGEACGTLLSLQLYCPSGYHCCDTDLSTCCATGYFCAGTVCVSVAAIIVPIIIVIVIIVVIVVIIVKKKNAQPGTVIHPGQPQVQVANYPSPGYGQGPAPY, encoded by the exons ATGGCAAAGATTACAGATTTTCAGAattatttcatatgttttgcGTTTGCTTTTTTCGTATGTTTCTTCGAAATCAGCG ATGCGCTCGGAGAAGCATGCGGGACCCTTTTATCGCTCCAGCTGTACTGTCCATCAGGATATCACTGTTGTGATACAGATCTGTCCACTTGTTGTGCAACGGGATACTTCTGTGCGGGCACTGTCTGTGTCAGCGTTGC TGCAATCATCGTTCCGATTATCATCGTTATCGTGATAATCGTCGTAATAGTCGTGATTATCGTCAAAAAGA AAAATGCGCAGCCGGGAACAGTGATTCATCCGGGACAGCCACAAGTGCAAGTCGCTAATTATCCATCCCCTGGATATGGTCAAGGCCCCGCGCCATACTGA
- the LOC105339573 gene encoding uncharacterized protein isoform X2 yields MWKIILLIYFLILVSCQDHPNNNGNGKEKEKSVKPPEKKNHEGGWLHEIRDSLPGNGMGKDRQDKFDSHPGKGKGRENKFGDSHPGKEKGREEKFGDSHPGKGKGREENLGDSHPGKGKGRKNKFGDSHPGKGKGREDKFGDSHPGKGKGRENKFGDSHPGKGREEKFGDSHPGKGKGRENKFGDSHPGKGREDKFGDSHPGKGKGRENKFGDSHPGKGREEKFGDSHPGKGKGRENKFGDSHPGKGREDKFGDSHPGKGKGRKNKFGDSHPGKGRKDKFGDSHPGKGKGRRTDARDVDYTSTDKIALHSILGIPTGNQRQGGHGRHNGGNKGKGRGRGRGRGWQ; encoded by the exons ATGTGGAAAATCATCCTGCTGATTTACTTTCTCATTCTCGTTTCCTGTCAAG ATCATCCAAATAATAATGGAAatggaaaagaaaaagaaaaaagtgtaaaaCCACCGGAAAAGAAAAACCATGAGGGTGGTTGGCTCCATGAAATCCGAGATTCTCTCCCGGGTAACGGTATGGGAAAAGATCGACAAGACAAATTTGACTCTCATCCTGGCAAAGGAAAAGGTCGAGAGAATAAATTCGGAGATTCTCATCCGGGAAAAGAAAAAGGTCGAGAGGAAAAGTTCGGAGATTCTCATCCCGGAAAAGGAAAAGGTCGAGAGGAAAATTTAGGAGATTCTCATCCCGGAAAAGGAAAAGGTCGAAAGAATAAATTCGGAGATTCTCATCCGGGAAAAGGTAAAGGTCGAGAGGATAAATTCGGAGATTCTCATCCCGGAAAAGGGAAAGGTCGGGAGAATAAATTCGGAGATTCTCATCCCGGAAAAGGTCGAGAGGAAAAGTTCGGAGATTCTCATCCGGGAAAAGGAAAAGGTCGAGAGAATAAATTCGGAGATTCTCATCCCGGAAAAGGACGAGAGGATAAATTCGGAGATTCTCATCCCGGAAAAGGAAAAGGTCGAGAGAATAAATTCGGAGATTCTCATCCTGGAAAAGGTCGAGAGGAAAAGTTCGGAGATTCTCATCCCGGAAAAGGAAAAGGTCGAGAGAATAAATTCGGAGATTCTCATCCCGGAAAAGGACGAGAGGATAAATTCGGAGATTCTCATCCCGGAAAAGGAAAAGGTCGAAAGAATAAATTCGGAGATTCTCATCCAGGAAAAGGTCGAAAGGATAAATTCGGAGATTCTCATCCGGGAAAAGGAAAAGGGCGTCGCACTGATGCCAGGGATGTGGACTATACTTCTACAGACAAAATAGCTTTGCATTCAATTTTAGGAATACCAACTGGTAATCAAAGACAAGGGGGTCATGGTAGACATAATGGAGGGAATAAAGGAAAAGGAAGGGGAAGGGGACGTGGAAGAGGCtggcaataa
- the LOC136276372 gene encoding uncharacterized protein, translating to MAEGGDNTAPCDLCDGQNEINRKCLTCDEFMCESCSRIHSKSRQSRDHDIITIADSEKLTALVPYQPREDVDQADDIDDIDDFCEEHEGERCILFCVTRGCNCLVCRVCILDYHQGHRFVEIDDVLTSFKRHEADRSREEIENCILPYLTEKKMRLTAARESVLNDIQSKKETVKHRYEELRKELDKHYQTTLSGLANAGKANIEIIDTLGKSIDFHISRLRSNLTTGEKRSENRNDIRYIKYARMLETDIESTPEVLIPSFNRLMLNTHGNCTISDIFGDLEEVVECEPEVISRSSTGFPEVSSICPVSPFAAWHGHYKHRGIQLLEVDECDHLLPGGGFGKSGVLNMAATPEGDMYMVIYGSNDVIMLKTDGSVEKIYDTRPYVALGIAVTKNRDILLCLAESYPNEMNPNGKRRVARITNFGITRDIIEKDTEGQDIFVYPFRVGENINGDIGVIDHVGDAEGLLVLLNSEGTTRFTYNGREQLEGQVCNLTDITFDGEGCILMSDVTNQCIHMLSKDGKFLRFVDVYIYYNTKLSPTTLAVDSSECLWVGGVSKHRYFNRTDAHVVRVKYKM from the coding sequence ATGGCGGAGGGGGGAGACAACACCGCGCCGTGTGACCTGTGTGACGGTCAGAACGAGATTAACAGGAAATGTCTGACGTGTGACGAGTTCATGTGCGAATCCTGCAGCAGGATCCACTCCAAAAGTAGGCAGTCACGTGATCATGACATCATCACCATCGCCGACTCCGAAAAGTTGACAGCGCTCGTACCCTATCAGCCACGCGAAGACGTCGATCAGGCAGACGACATCGATGACATTGATGATTTCTGTGAGGAGCATGAAGGAGAGAGGTGCATTTTGTTCTGTGTTACGCGAGGATGTAATTGCTTGGTCTGTCGTGTCTGTATTTTAGATTATCATCAAGGACACCGATTCGTGGAAATTGACGATGTCCTGACATCATTTAAGCGCCACGAGGCTGACAGAAGTCGCGAGGAAATCGAAAACTGTATTTTGCCATACCTCACAGAGAAGAAAATGCGACTGACCGCAGCTAGAGAAAGTGTCTTGAATGACattcaaagtaaaaaagaaaCGGTGAAACACAGGTATGAGGAACTCCGGAAAGAGTTAGATAAGCACTATCAAACAACCCTGTCTGGTTTGGCTAATGCAGGAAAGGCTAATATAGAGATTATCGATACTTTAGGAAAGTCCATAGATTTCCATATATCACGGCTAAGATCTAACCTGACTACCGGTGAGAAACGCTCTGAAAACAGAAATGACATTCGATATATCAAGTATGCTCGTATGTTAGAAACTGACATCGAAAGTACACCCGAGGTGTTGATTCCGAGTTTCAATAGACTCATGTTAAATACACATGGAAACTGTACGATATCAGACATATTTGGAGATCTTGAAGAGGTTGTTGAATGTGAACCGGAAGTAATTTCGCGGTCATCGACAGGCTTCCCTGAAGTGTCTTCCATCTGTCCCGTGTCGCCATTCGCAGCTTGGCACGGACATTACAAACACAGAGGCATACAACTCTTAGAGGTAGATGAATGTGACCATCTTTTACCCGGAGGAGGTTTTGGAAAATCCGGGGTTTTAAACATGGCTGCCACACCGGAAGGAGATATGTATATGGTCATCTACGGAAGTAATGACGTCATCATGTTAAAAACAGACGGTTCAGTTGAAAAGATTTATGACACTCGACCTTATGTTGCTCTAGGTATTGCAGTTACTAAAAATAGAGACATCTTACTTTGTCTTGCCGAGTCGTATCCTAACGAAATGAACCCAAATGGAAAGCGGAGAGTGGCGCGAATTACAAATTTCGGTATTACGCGAGATATTATTGAAAAGGACACCGAGGGTCAGGATATATTTGTATACCCCTTTCGTGTTGGAGAAAATATAAATGGCGACATCGGCGTCATAGATCACGTGGGAGATGCGGAAGGGTTGCTTGTGTTGCTAAACTCGGAGGGCACAACGAGGTTTACTTACAATGGTCGAGAGCAACTCGAGGGGCAAGTCTGCAACTTGACTGACATCACATTTGACGGAGAGGGTTGCATCCTGATGTCTGACGTCACAAATCAATGCATCCACATGCTATCGAAGGACGGTAAATTCCTCCGGTTCGTGGACGTGTACATTTACTATAACACTAAGTTATCTCCGACAACGCTCGCCGTGGATTCCTCGGAATGCCTCTGGGTTGGAGGTGTTTCCAAGCATAGATACTTTAACAGAACAGATGCCCATGTCGTACgtgtcaaatataaaatgtaa
- the LOC105339576 gene encoding uncharacterized protein, whose amino-acid sequence MALQSLYLLSPQDPNGMIAWIICAAFCIAGILGQGGHHHDHAHDAHGGHGVDPFNVRPLDRGPGRIGAAWDGRSVPGRQGSWDTRNTHIGGPLGHLDGPRRPLGHLDGPHGPLGHLGGPRGPLDGLNDLRSQFNRDFLAPHAPLSPHLGPQYNDIRPRKYDRRPNRREKKLRKNKRKLQKKIRKAMKKHRKNKNKILRKELKRNGRRQYGKRY is encoded by the exons atGGCCTTACAATCATTATACCTACTGTCTCCACAAGATCCTAAcgg AATGATTGCCTGGATTATTTGTGCAGCGTTTTGCATTGCGGGAATCCTTGGTCAAGGTG gACATCACCACGACCACGCACATGACGCACACGGAGGTCATGGCGTAGATCCCTTTAACGTCAGGCCATTAGATCGAGGACCTGGTAGAATTGGCGCCGCTTGGGACGGGAGATCTGTTCCCGGAAGACAGGGGTCATGGGATACAAGAAATACACACATTGGGGGCCCATTAGGACATCTCGATGGACCTCGCAGACCATTAGGACACCTTGATGGACCTCACGGACCATTAGGACACCTCGGTGGACCTCGCGGACCATTAGATGGATTGAATGATTTACGTAGTCAGTTCAACAGGGATTTCCTAGCACCCCACGCACCTCTTAGTCCTCATCTTGGTCCGCAATACAATGACATTAGACCCAGAAAGTATGACAGAAGACCCAACAGGCGGGAAAAGAAACTTAGGAAAAACAAGAGAAAGCtccaaaagaaaataagaaaggCGATGAAAAAACACAGGAAGAACAAGAACAAGATTTTGAGGAAGGAGCTGAAGAGAAATGGAAGAAGACAATATGGAAAACGATATTGA
- the LOC105339573 gene encoding protein qua-1 isoform X1 — protein sequence MRGFFKIPSKISAIATHFFHTEKKPGFAREKDRPEMWKIILLIYFLILVSCQDHPNNNGNGKEKEKSVKPPEKKNHEGGWLHEIRDSLPGNGMGKDRQDKFDSHPGKGKGRENKFGDSHPGKEKGREEKFGDSHPGKGKGREENLGDSHPGKGKGRKNKFGDSHPGKGKGREDKFGDSHPGKGKGRENKFGDSHPGKGREEKFGDSHPGKGKGRENKFGDSHPGKGREDKFGDSHPGKGKGRENKFGDSHPGKGREEKFGDSHPGKGKGRENKFGDSHPGKGREDKFGDSHPGKGKGRKNKFGDSHPGKGRKDKFGDSHPGKGKGRRTDARDVDYTSTDKIALHSILGIPTGNQRQGGHGRHNGGNKGKGRGRGRGRGWQ from the exons atgcgGGGTTTTTTTAAGATTCCTTCGAAGATAAGTGCAATAGCTACCCATTTCTTTCATACGGAAAAGAAACCTGGATTTGCGCG AGAAAAAGATCGACCAGAAATGTGGAAAATCATCCTGCTGATTTACTTTCTCATTCTCGTTTCCTGTCAAG ATCATCCAAATAATAATGGAAatggaaaagaaaaagaaaaaagtgtaaaaCCACCGGAAAAGAAAAACCATGAGGGTGGTTGGCTCCATGAAATCCGAGATTCTCTCCCGGGTAACGGTATGGGAAAAGATCGACAAGACAAATTTGACTCTCATCCTGGCAAAGGAAAAGGTCGAGAGAATAAATTCGGAGATTCTCATCCGGGAAAAGAAAAAGGTCGAGAGGAAAAGTTCGGAGATTCTCATCCCGGAAAAGGAAAAGGTCGAGAGGAAAATTTAGGAGATTCTCATCCCGGAAAAGGAAAAGGTCGAAAGAATAAATTCGGAGATTCTCATCCGGGAAAAGGTAAAGGTCGAGAGGATAAATTCGGAGATTCTCATCCCGGAAAAGGGAAAGGTCGGGAGAATAAATTCGGAGATTCTCATCCCGGAAAAGGTCGAGAGGAAAAGTTCGGAGATTCTCATCCGGGAAAAGGAAAAGGTCGAGAGAATAAATTCGGAGATTCTCATCCCGGAAAAGGACGAGAGGATAAATTCGGAGATTCTCATCCCGGAAAAGGAAAAGGTCGAGAGAATAAATTCGGAGATTCTCATCCTGGAAAAGGTCGAGAGGAAAAGTTCGGAGATTCTCATCCCGGAAAAGGAAAAGGTCGAGAGAATAAATTCGGAGATTCTCATCCCGGAAAAGGACGAGAGGATAAATTCGGAGATTCTCATCCCGGAAAAGGAAAAGGTCGAAAGAATAAATTCGGAGATTCTCATCCAGGAAAAGGTCGAAAGGATAAATTCGGAGATTCTCATCCGGGAAAAGGAAAAGGGCGTCGCACTGATGCCAGGGATGTGGACTATACTTCTACAGACAAAATAGCTTTGCATTCAATTTTAGGAATACCAACTGGTAATCAAAGACAAGGGGGTCATGGTAGACATAATGGAGGGAATAAAGGAAAAGGAAGGGGAAGGGGACGTGGAAGAGGCtggcaataa